Proteins found in one Oryza glaberrima chromosome 4, OglaRS2, whole genome shotgun sequence genomic segment:
- the LOC127769477 gene encoding zinc finger protein CONSTANS-LIKE 3-like — MEGDDKSAVVGGAYWGLAARACDACGGEAARLFCRADAAFLCAGCDARAHGPGSRHARVWLCEVCEHAPAAVTCRADAAALCAACDADIHSANPLARRHERLPVAPFFGALADAPKPGSGAHGGDAAAADDDGSNDAEAASWLLPEPDHGQKDGAVGATDELYADSDPYLDLDFARSMDDIKAIGVQNGPPELDITGGKLFYSDHSMNHSVSSSEAAVVPDAAAGGGAPMPVVSRGREREARLMRYREKRKSRRFEKTIRYASRKAYAETRPRIKGRFAKRTKGGAGADADADADADGEDEEMYSSAAAAVAALMAPGGSDADYGVDGVVPTF; from the exons ATGGAGGGGGACGACAAgtcggcggtggtgggaggggCGTACTGGGGGCTGGCGGCGAGGGCGTGCGACGCgtgcggcggggaggcggcgcggctgtTCTGCCGCGCCGACGCGGCGTTCCTCTGCGCCGGGTGCGACGCGCGGGCGCACGGGCCCGGGTCGCGCCACGCGCGGGTGTGGCTCTGCGAGGTCTGCGAGCACGCGCCCGCGGCGGTCACGTGCagggccgacgccgccgcgctctgcgCCGCCTGCGACGCCGACATCCACTCCGCCAACCCGCTCGCGCGCCGCCACGAGCGGCTCCCCGTCGCGCCCTTCTTCGGCGCGCTCGCCGACGCGCCCAAGCCGGGTTCCGGTgcccacggcggcgacgcggcggcggccgacgatgaCGGGAGCAACGACGCCGAGGCCGCGTCGTGGCTCCTCCCCGAGCCCGACCACGGGCAGAAAGATGGCGCCGTCGGTGCAACCGACGAGCTCTACGCCGACTCCGACCCTTACCTCGACCTCGACTTCGCGCGCTCCATGGACGACATCAAGGCCATCGGCGTCCAGAACGGTCCGCCCGAGCTCGACATCACCGGCGGCAAGCTCTTCTACTCCGACCACTCCATGAACCACAGC GTATCATcctcggaggcggcggtggtgccggacgcggcggcgggcggcggcgctccgatGCCGGTGGTGAGCAGggggcgggagcgggaggcgcGGCTGATGCGGTACAGGGAGAAGCGCAAGAGCCGGCGGTTCGAGAAGACCATCCGGTACGCGTCCCGCAAGGCGTACGCGGAGACGCGGCCGCGCATCAAGGGCCGCTTCGCCAAGCGCACcaagggcggcgcgggcgcggacgcggacgcggacgccgacgccgacggcgaggacgaggagatgtactcctccgccgcggccgccgtcgccgcgctcaTGGCGCCCGGCGGCTCCGACGCCGACtacggcgtcgacggcgtcgtGCCGACCTTCTGA
- the LOC127771432 gene encoding uncharacterized protein LOC127771432, which translates to MASASASGSATLLYPKTPQSPRLLRRNPHYSGLRLVHPLLLATVSPPPPAALRRRRNSTTIHASSSSAAAAAASFPASPTPHPRPPRTDPPEEHPTVARAGRSKKHRKPSGGRIEGGGDVRREAKSRARIRSRRLGENAFYRRKRRAAKENQADAFTDAELEMIGLGYDRSVRFMDGPDDPRLRHRHDWYRFGRYGPYSWRGIVVGPPIRGRFSDDRVSLMSEVSDHDEWDRVEQFDMSNQFSNRLNELDAVVGFRYYWVFVRHPRWRPDELPWEQWTLSAEVAIQASEEQRLDKWNLMGRLGNPTRELITRCAAWTRPDIIYVKRPLYQSRFEPQKNFYSQLRPLVDPVTENQFLFDLEHDGQVIRTTYFGGLCRIVKASPKAYVDDVVNAYSKLSDVDKNRCLEFLLTNHPMELLHPYTKEWKVKLEEMELGCDAPDDNESDDEGGDESGTEVVDWVEDDGFDEGGDTDDDEEPGYDDDEVIDVREEVETEEVESDDESEKYWDEQWKQAMKSSDKMEKLVKTSIEASNEYNRRRMQQEKEMELRMARANTMVMKQDQTEDEDEQQEQIEDEDEQQESPRGRSAKDKRKSKAPGHFLRAAVRPFTYRNLVKEIVLMRHFIVDGEID; encoded by the coding sequence ATggcgtccgcgtccgcgtccgGCTCGGCCACCCTCCTCTACCCCAAAACCCCGCAatcccctcgcctcctccgccgcaaccCCCACTACTccggcctccgcctcgtccaccccctcctcctcgccaccgtctccccaccgcctcccgccgccctcCGACGCAGGCGCAACTCCACCACCATCCatgcatcctcctcctccgccgccgccgccgccgcttccttcCCCGCCTCCCCGACCCCGCATCCGCGCCCGCCGCGGACGGACCCGCCCGAGGAACACCCCACCGTGGCCCGCGCAGGCCGCAGCAAGAAGCACAGGAAGCCCTCGGGGGGACGcatcgagggcggcggcgacgtgcggCGCGAGGCCAAGTCCCGCGCCCGcatccgcagccgccgcctcggcgagAACGCCTTCTACCGGAGGAAGCGGCGCGCCGCCAAGGAGAACCAGGCCGACGCCTTCACCGACGCCGAGCTGGAGATGATCGGCCTCGGCTACGACCGCTCCGTCCGCTTCATGGACGGGCCCGACGAcccgcgcctccgccaccggcaCGACTGGTACAGGTTCGGCCGCTACGGGCCCTACTCCTGGCGCGGCATCGTCGTCGGCCCGCCCATCCGCGGCCGCTTCTCCGACGACCGCGTCTCCCTCATGTCCGAGGTCTCCGACCACGACGAGTGGGACCGCGTCGAGCAGTTCGACATGTCCAACCAGTTCTCCAACCGCCTCAACGagctcgacgccgtcgtcggctTCCGGTACTACTGGGTCTTCGTGAGACACCCTAGGTGGCGCCCCGACGAGCTCCCCTGGGAGCAGTGGACGCTCTCCGCGGAGGTGGCCATCCAGGCCAGCGAGGAGCAGCGGCTTGACAAATGGAACCTCATGGGGAGGCTTGGCAACCCAACGCGTGAGCTGATCACACGGTGCGCGGCATGGACGCGCCCAGACATCATATATGTCAAGCGGCCGCTCTACCAGTCGCGGTTCGAGCCGCAGAAGAATTTCTATAGCCAGCTCCGCCCTTTGGTCGATCCCGTGACAGAGAACCAGTTCTTGTTTGATCTCGAGCATGATGGCCAGGTCATTCGCACTACCTACTTCGGTGGCCTATGCAGGATTGTGAAGGCGAGTCCAAAAGCTTATGTGGATGATGTTGTGAATGCGTACTCGAAACTGAGCGACGTGGACAAAAACAGGTGCCTGGAGTTCCTGCTCACAAATCATCCCATGGAACTGCTCCATCCCTACACCAAGGAATGGAAGGTGAAGCTAGAGGAGATGGAGCTTGGATGCGATGCGCCTGATGATAATGAGAGTGACGATGAGGGTGGTGATGAGAGTGGAACTGAGGTTGTTGATTGGGTTGAGGATGATGGGTTTGATGAGGGCGGTGATACCGATGATGATGAAGAACCTGGTTATGATGATGACGAAGTAATCGATGTCAGGGAAGAGGTGGAAACAGAAGAAGTAGAAAGTGATGATGAGAGTGAGAAGTACTGGGATGAGCAATGGAAGCAGGCCATGAAAAGTTCTGATAAAATGGAGAAGTTGGTCAAGACAAGCATCGAAGCGTCAAATGAGTATAACAGGCGACGGATGCAACAGGAGAAAGAGATGGAATTGAGAATGGCCCGTGCAAACACAATGGTTATGAAGCAAGACCAGactgaggatgaggatgagcagcaggagcagattgaggatgaggatgagcaGCAGGAGAGTCCAAGGGGCAGAAGCGCAAAAGATAAGCGCAAGAGCAAGGCTCCTGGGCACTTTCTGAGGGCCGCTGTCCGACCATTCACCTACAGGAATCTTGTGAAAGAAATTGTTCTTATGAGGCATTTCATTGTTGATGGAGAGATAGATTAG
- the LOC127771433 gene encoding VAN3-binding protein, translated as MELDRSLIACEEPPSEPMDLLSSAWCSSAIQVLQTGSMDCSMALVENPVMAPDNERRDLLPKNDRSLVVDSSGFSTTQWKYDDLKSWIWLQKAIHPELDYDLKKKWLPRKMAPWSGISLKKWVKERKQKRKEEARLHKAEVHAAVSVAGVAAALAAIAAESSTPAATMKETAVASAAALVAAQCAKVAEAAGATRDQVAAAVNAAVAATDASNVITLTAAAATSLRGAAALRGRRSGGGGGSQNERMDHASSALSQDDLDFDFNYARSKAALAKGDEMFVAMPDGKWKLHTVSAATSKGGKVVMRIKKMNLVMAFSNAKESVIHDVQPCAPEKPSRDEDATYPIEVTTSKGKVELRADDYGVYKRWVTALTHMLAAPTAICKAHELPPPPPPHRRN; from the exons ATGGAGCTTGACAGGAGCCTGATTGCCTGCGAGGAGCCGCCTTCAGAGCCGATGGACCTTCTCTCGAGCGCGTGGTGCAGCTCGGCTATCCAAGTTCTTCAGACGGGATCGATGGATTGCTCGATGGCGCTGGTGGAGAACCCGGTCATGGCGCCTGACAATGAGAGGAGAGACTTGTTGCCA AAGAATGACCGTAGCTTGGTTGTCGACAGTAGCGGATTCAGCACGACGCAATGGAAATACGATGATCTGAAG TCATGGATATGGCTTCAGAAGGCAATTCACCCAGAGCTGGATTATGATCTCAAGAAGAAATGG CTCCCGCGCAAGATGGCGCCATGGAGCGGCATCTCGCTCAAGAAGTGGGTCAAGGAGCGGAAGCAGAAGCGCAAGGAGGAGGCGCGCCTGCACAAGGCCGAGGTCCACGCCGCGGTgtccgtcgccggcgtcgcggccgcgctcgccgccatcgccgcggagagctccacgccggcggcgacgatgaaGGAGACCGCGGTGGCGTCCGCGGCCGCGCTCGTCGCGGCGCAGTGCGCGAAGGTGGCCGAGGCCGCGGGCGCCACGCGCGACCAGGTCGCGGCGGCCGTcaacgccgccgtggccgccacgGACGCCAGCAACGTCATCACGCtcaccgcggccgccgccacat CActgcgtggcgcggcggcgctgcgaggacggcgtagcggcggcggcggcggcagccagaACGAGAGGATGGACCACGCGAGCTCCGCCTTGTCCCAGGACGACCTCGACTTCGACTTCAACTACGCGAGGTCCAAGGCGGCGCTCGCCAAGGGGGACGAGATGTTCGTCGCCATGCCCGACG GGAAGTGGAAGCTGCACACGGTGTCCGCGGCGACGAGCAAGGGCGGCAAGGTGGTCATGCGGATCAAGAAGATGAACCTGGTCATGGCGTTCTCCAACGCCAAAGAGA GTGTGATCCACGACGTGCAGCCGTGCGCGCCGGAGAAGCCGAGCCGCGACGAGGACGCGACGTACCCGATCGAGGTCACGACGAGCAAGGGCAAGGTGGAGCTCCGCGCCGACGACTACGGCGTGTACAAGAGGTGGGTCACGGCGCTGACCCACATGCTCGCGGCGCCCACCGCCATCTGCAAGGCGcacgagctgccgccgccgccgccgcctcaccgtcGGAACTGA
- the LOC127771327 gene encoding cytochrome c oxidase subunit 6b-2-like encodes MAEIEIKTAPADFRFPTTNQTRHCFTRYIEYHRCVNAKGEATADCEKFAKYYRSLCPAEWVEKWNEQRENGTFAGPL; translated from the exons ATGGCCGAG ATTGAGATAAAAACAGCACCTGCTGATTTCCGCTTTCCTACAACAAACCAAACCAGGCATTGTTTCACACGCTATATTGAGTACCACAG GTGTGTGAATGCCAAAGGGGAAGCAACTGCTGACTGTGAGAAATTTGCCAAGTACTACCGGTCTCTCTGCCCAGCAGAATGG GTTGAGAAGTGGAATGAACAGAGGGAGAATGGGACATTTGCAGGACCACTCTAA